A genome region from Mesorhizobium sp. B2-1-8 includes the following:
- a CDS encoding Ku protein has product MAPRPAWKGYLKLSLVTCAIELTNVVTHAEKVSFRILNRKTGNTVKRIYVDAETGKPIEDGDEIKGYEIDKGDFVHIEEDEIEAVQIESSHTMSLDGFVDKASIEQIYLDTPYYVAPADKVSEEAFAVIRDAMAGKKMAGLARIVLYQRERPVVIEPLGKGMVLTTLRYDNTVRQPETVFGDIKAVKTDQDMTDLAELIIDKKKAKFDPSKFEDKYEDALLELIRAKKAGHKAPKAKAAPKPSNVVNLFDALKKSLSSDSGSSKASSSAKAKPAAKRAKAKSVAPKRKSA; this is encoded by the coding sequence CACCCATGCCGAGAAGGTCTCGTTCCGCATCCTCAACCGCAAGACCGGCAATACGGTGAAGCGGATCTACGTCGATGCCGAGACCGGCAAGCCGATCGAGGACGGCGACGAGATCAAGGGCTACGAGATCGACAAGGGCGATTTCGTCCATATAGAGGAGGACGAGATCGAGGCGGTGCAGATCGAATCCTCGCACACGATGAGCCTCGACGGCTTCGTCGACAAAGCCTCGATCGAGCAGATCTATCTCGACACGCCCTACTATGTCGCGCCTGCCGACAAGGTTTCGGAAGAGGCCTTCGCCGTCATCCGCGACGCCATGGCGGGCAAGAAGATGGCGGGGCTTGCCCGCATCGTGCTCTATCAACGCGAACGGCCTGTCGTCATCGAGCCGCTCGGCAAGGGCATGGTGCTGACGACGCTGCGCTACGACAACACGGTGCGCCAGCCGGAGACCGTCTTTGGCGACATCAAGGCGGTGAAGACCGATCAGGACATGACCGATCTGGCCGAGCTCATCATCGACAAGAAGAAGGCGAAGTTCGATCCCTCGAAATTCGAGGACAAATATGAGGATGCCCTGCTCGAACTGATCCGCGCCAAGAAGGCGGGGCACAAGGCGCCGAAGGCCAAGGCGGCCCCAAAACCATCCAACGTGGTCAACCTGTTCGACGCGCTGAAGAAAAGCCTGTCGTCGGATTCAGGCTCGTCGAAAGCGTCATCCTCGGCGAAAGCCAAGCCTGCCGCCAAACGCGCCAAGGCGAAAAGCGTTGCGCCGAAGCGCAAATCGGCCTGA
- the ligD gene encoding DNA ligase D — protein sequence MASLEQYHSKRDFKKTAEPTGKVARGKKTGGIFVIQKHAATRLHYDFRLEHDGVLWSWAVTRGPSLDPHEKRLAVHVEDHPIDYAGFEGTIPKGEYGGGSVLVWDEGTWAPEGDPAKMMKKGHINFELEGHKLHGKWHLVRLRPRPGEKRDNWLLIKSDDAAARPGEDVLEDEPKSVKSGLTIEEVGEGKAAKGEKPKVWHSNKPAAGKAKAGARKLDFIEPQLATLERDAPSGQDWLHEVKFDGYRMQAQIAGTDVRLLTRTGLDWTEKFGDEIAAELAGLKCSDAIIDGEIVVLADSGVSSFALLQQDLSAKRTNRFLYYVFDLMRLDGKDLRREPLVERKQALQDLLGERADTAALRFSDHFAEPGKIILEHACRMGLEGVVSKRADAPYRSGRGPAWVKSKCTARQEFVIGGYLPSDKTGRGLRSLLVGYFEDGSLHYAGRVGTGFSTKGANDLKKRLDALKADASPFDAAVPKGKGLVWVKPELVGEVEFRSWTSDRIIRHASFQGLREDKPAEEVVQEKPKAATPKTATGKPAIGKGPAKARPAASSADTAGTAKTTVKLSHPDKLLWPDEKISKQALLDHYALVWPRMKQFVVDRPLSLVRAPDGVGGQRFFQKHASAGMHAKIEKTKDPTDGEEILFIRDFDGIAALVQLGVVEIHIWGCTIDKLEQPDQIVFDLDPDEGVDVKAVREAALDIRAKLDELSLPNFVKTSGGKGFHVMVPLKPSADWAEVKAFAHDFAGALEQGAPDRYTATLSKKARTGKIFVDYLRNGSGATTVAPYSSRAKKGATVSMPVTWAEIEAGLPPNAFPIGDKTTLKRLSEADPWVDFFKKGKLLKRG from the coding sequence ATGGCCAGCCTCGAACAGTATCATTCGAAGCGAGACTTCAAGAAGACCGCCGAGCCGACCGGCAAGGTTGCGCGCGGGAAGAAGACCGGCGGTATCTTCGTCATCCAGAAGCACGCCGCCACAAGGCTGCATTACGATTTTCGCCTCGAGCATGACGGCGTGCTGTGGAGCTGGGCGGTGACGCGCGGTCCTAGCCTCGACCCGCACGAAAAGCGGCTCGCCGTGCATGTCGAGGATCATCCCATCGACTATGCCGGCTTCGAAGGCACCATCCCCAAGGGCGAATATGGCGGAGGCTCGGTGCTCGTCTGGGACGAAGGCACCTGGGCGCCCGAAGGCGATCCCGCGAAGATGATGAAGAAGGGCCATATCAATTTCGAGCTCGAGGGCCACAAGCTGCATGGCAAATGGCATCTGGTACGGTTGCGGCCGCGCCCGGGCGAAAAGCGCGACAACTGGCTGCTGATCAAGTCCGACGATGCCGCCGCACGCCCCGGCGAGGATGTTCTGGAGGACGAGCCGAAGTCGGTGAAATCAGGCCTGACGATCGAGGAGGTCGGCGAAGGCAAGGCGGCCAAGGGCGAGAAACCCAAAGTCTGGCACTCCAACAAGCCGGCCGCCGGCAAGGCGAAGGCTGGGGCCAGGAAACTCGACTTCATCGAGCCGCAGCTCGCCACGCTGGAGCGGGATGCACCGTCGGGCCAGGACTGGCTGCATGAGGTGAAGTTCGACGGCTATCGCATGCAGGCGCAGATCGCCGGCACCGACGTTCGGCTCCTGACCCGCACCGGTCTCGACTGGACGGAAAAATTCGGCGACGAGATCGCGGCCGAACTCGCTGGGCTGAAATGCAGCGATGCCATCATCGACGGCGAGATCGTCGTGCTGGCCGATAGCGGCGTGTCGTCCTTCGCGCTGTTGCAGCAGGATTTGTCGGCGAAGCGGACGAACCGCTTCCTCTACTATGTCTTCGACCTGATGCGGCTCGACGGCAAGGATTTGCGCCGCGAACCGCTTGTCGAGCGCAAACAGGCCTTGCAGGACCTGCTCGGCGAGAGGGCCGACACCGCGGCGCTGCGTTTCTCCGACCATTTTGCCGAACCCGGCAAGATCATACTGGAACATGCCTGCCGCATGGGGCTGGAAGGCGTCGTCTCGAAACGCGCCGATGCGCCCTACCGCAGCGGCCGCGGTCCGGCATGGGTCAAATCGAAATGCACGGCACGACAGGAATTCGTCATCGGCGGCTATCTGCCGTCGGACAAGACCGGACGCGGCCTGCGCTCCCTGCTGGTCGGCTATTTCGAAGACGGCAGCCTGCACTATGCCGGCCGGGTCGGCACCGGCTTCTCCACCAAGGGCGCCAACGACCTGAAGAAGAGGCTCGATGCGCTGAAGGCCGACGCCTCGCCCTTCGATGCCGCCGTGCCGAAGGGCAAGGGCTTGGTCTGGGTCAAGCCGGAACTGGTCGGCGAAGTGGAGTTTCGCAGCTGGACGTCGGACCGTATAATACGCCATGCCTCGTTCCAGGGGCTGCGCGAGGACAAGCCGGCGGAGGAAGTCGTGCAGGAAAAGCCCAAGGCGGCGACACCCAAGACAGCGACGGGCAAGCCAGCGATAGGCAAGGGCCCGGCCAAGGCCAGGCCGGCGGCAAGCAGCGCCGATACGGCAGGAACGGCGAAAACCACGGTGAAATTATCCCATCCGGACAAGCTTCTGTGGCCAGACGAAAAGATCTCGAAACAGGCCCTGCTCGATCATTACGCGCTGGTATGGCCACGCATGAAGCAATTCGTGGTCGATCGTCCGCTCAGCCTGGTCAGGGCGCCGGATGGCGTCGGCGGCCAGCGCTTCTTCCAGAAGCATGCCTCGGCCGGCATGCATGCGAAGATCGAGAAGACGAAGGATCCCACGGATGGCGAGGAAATCCTGTTCATCCGCGATTTCGACGGCATCGCGGCGCTGGTCCAGCTCGGCGTGGTCGAGATCCACATCTGGGGCTGCACGATCGACAAGCTTGAACAGCCGGACCAGATCGTCTTCGACCTCGACCCCGACGAAGGCGTCGATGTGAAGGCGGTCCGCGAGGCGGCGCTCGACATCAGGGCCAAGCTCGACGAGCTGTCGCTGCCCAATTTCGTCAAGACATCCGGCGGCAAGGGCTTTCATGTCATGGTGCCGCTGAAACCATCGGCGGATTGGGCCGAGGTCAAAGCTTTCGCCCATGATTTCGCCGGGGCGCTGGAGCAAGGCGCGCCGGACCGCTACACGGCGACGCTGTCGAAGAAGGCGCGCACCGGAAAAATTTTCGTCGACTATCTGCGCAATGGCAGCGGCGCGACCACCGTCGCACCATACTCGTCGCGGGCCAAGAAGGGCGCGACTGTGTCGATGCCGGTGACCTGGGCCGAGATCGAGGCCGGCCTGCCGCCAAACGCCTTTCCGATCGGCGACAAGACGACGCTGAAGCGGCTCTCGGAAGCCGACCCGTGGGTGGATTTCTTCAAGAAGGGCAAGCTGTTGAAGCGGGGCTAA
- a CDS encoding ArsR/SmtB family transcription factor, translating into MREGPDIARIASLVGDPARANMLNALMGGTALTASELALEAGVSLPTASSHLSKLMEGGLLTLASQGRHRYYGLAGPQVAGMIEAITGVAEAVGPKRVRPGPRDGAMRIARVCYDHLAGEQAVAMLDRLVDRNILVRDDKEIRLGPSAASHFAAIGIDVYTKPRRPVCRACLDWSVRRSHLAGTLGAAILDKILAEKWARRQKDSRAVIFSPPGKQAFERVFLA; encoded by the coding sequence ATGCGTGAAGGACCCGACATTGCCCGCATCGCCAGCCTGGTCGGTGACCCGGCCCGCGCCAACATGCTGAACGCCCTGATGGGCGGCACGGCATTGACGGCGAGCGAACTGGCGCTGGAGGCCGGCGTGTCGTTGCCGACCGCGTCCTCGCATCTGTCCAAACTGATGGAGGGTGGGTTGCTGACCTTGGCCAGCCAGGGCCGGCATCGTTATTACGGGCTGGCCGGCCCGCAAGTGGCCGGCATGATCGAAGCCATCACCGGTGTGGCTGAAGCCGTTGGCCCCAAGCGCGTGCGGCCGGGCCCCCGCGACGGCGCGATGCGCATCGCGCGCGTCTGCTACGATCACCTTGCCGGCGAGCAGGCCGTTGCGATGCTGGATCGCCTTGTCGATAGAAACATACTGGTCCGCGATGACAAGGAGATCAGGCTCGGGCCCTCCGCGGCCTCGCACTTCGCGGCGATCGGCATCGACGTCTACACCAAGCCGCGGCGGCCGGTGTGCCGCGCCTGCCTCGACTGGAGCGTGCGGCGCTCGCACCTCGCAGGCACACTGGGCGCCGCCATCCTCGACAAGATCCTTGCCGAGAAATGGGCGCGCCGCCAGAAGGACAGTCGCGCGGTGATTTTTTCACCGCCGGGCAAGCAGGCGTTCGAGAGGGTGTTTTTGGCCTGA
- a CDS encoding DUF1127 domain-containing protein, with translation MTARTASAPAPLPRRQSFPFIIWVRSRLLARWYDRHLQRRDLCEIDDHLLRDLGLTRQDVRRECAKSFWQA, from the coding sequence ATGACCGCACGAACCGCTTCCGCCCCTGCGCCGTTGCCCCGCCGCCAATCGTTCCCGTTCATCATCTGGGTCCGCTCGCGGCTGCTGGCCCGCTGGTATGACCGCCATTTGCAGCGCCGCGATCTCTGCGAGATCGACGACCACCTGCTGCGCGACCTCGGCCTGACACGGCAGGACGTGCGCCGCGAATGCGCGAAATCCTTCTGGCAGGCGTGA
- a CDS encoding NIPSNAP family protein codes for MTITCFIRYEIDPFGKAAFEEYARNWGQAIPRCGADLIGYFAPHEGSATTAYAAYNIENLAAYEAYRARLAADPAGKANYEFARRERFILREDRMFLKLASGPHAPLVKV; via the coding sequence ATGACCATCACCTGCTTCATCCGCTATGAGATCGACCCGTTCGGCAAGGCCGCCTTCGAGGAGTATGCCCGCAACTGGGGCCAGGCCATTCCGCGCTGTGGCGCCGATCTGATCGGCTATTTCGCGCCGCACGAGGGCTCGGCCACGACGGCCTATGCCGCCTACAATATCGAAAACCTTGCCGCCTACGAGGCCTATCGCGCCCGGCTTGCCGCCGACCCCGCCGGCAAGGCAAACTACGAGTTCGCCCGCCGTGAACGCTTCATCCTCAGGGAGGATCGCATGTTCCTGAAACTGGCTTCCGGTCCGCATGCGCCGCTGGTGAAGGTATGA
- a CDS encoding antibiotic biosynthesis monooxygenase family protein, giving the protein MIAVIFEVQPAQGRREAYLSIAADLRPLLDGIDGFISIERFQSLADPNRVLSLSFWRDEEAVKAWRNTEEHRQAQKAGRGGIFAGYRLRIAHVVRDYGLTERDEAPADSRAVNG; this is encoded by the coding sequence ATGATCGCCGTCATCTTCGAGGTGCAGCCCGCACAGGGCCGGCGCGAGGCCTATCTGAGCATCGCCGCCGATCTGCGGCCGCTGCTCGACGGCATCGATGGCTTCATCTCGATCGAGCGCTTCCAGAGCCTGGCCGACCCGAACCGGGTCCTGTCGCTGTCATTCTGGCGTGACGAGGAGGCGGTCAAGGCCTGGCGCAATACGGAAGAACACCGGCAGGCGCAGAAGGCAGGGCGCGGCGGTATCTTTGCCGGCTATAGATTGCGGATCGCCCATGTGGTGCGGGATTATGGGCTGACCGAGAGAGACGAGGCGCCGGCGGACAGCCGGGCGGTGAATGGGTGA
- the mbfA gene encoding iron exporter MbfA has translation MLSRVFGFGRRPFESLSEKEILALAISSEEDDGRIYRAYADGLAESFPQSAKLFEAMAEEEDGHRDSLIELFRKRFGERIPLIRREHVKGYYERKPDWLVRPLGIEAVRRQAEAMERQAYLFYVEAAKRTTDASTRKLLNDLALVEQGHETLAQRLEHKHVPGDVKDEEAAAEQRQFILTYVQPGLAGLMDGSVSTLAPIFAAAFATHDTWQTLLVGLAASIGAGISMGFTEVASDDGKLSGRGSPIKRGLTVGVMTASGGLGHALPYLIPHFWTATGVAAVVVFFELWAIAFVQNRYMQTPFLRAAFQVVLGGALVFAAGVLIGNA, from the coding sequence ATGCTTTCCCGTGTTTTCGGCTTCGGCCGCCGCCCCTTCGAATCGCTTTCCGAAAAGGAAATCCTGGCGCTGGCCATATCGTCGGAGGAAGATGATGGGCGCATCTACCGGGCCTACGCGGACGGACTGGCCGAGAGTTTCCCGCAATCGGCCAAACTGTTCGAGGCGATGGCCGAGGAGGAAGACGGCCATCGCGACTCACTGATCGAACTCTTTCGCAAGCGTTTCGGCGAGCGCATTCCGTTGATCCGCCGTGAACATGTGAAGGGCTACTATGAGCGCAAGCCGGACTGGCTGGTGCGGCCGCTCGGCATCGAGGCCGTGCGCCGCCAGGCCGAGGCGATGGAGCGGCAGGCCTACCTGTTCTATGTCGAGGCCGCCAAGCGCACCACCGATGCCTCGACACGAAAACTGCTCAATGATCTGGCGTTGGTCGAACAAGGCCACGAGACGCTTGCGCAGCGCCTCGAGCACAAGCATGTGCCGGGTGACGTGAAGGATGAAGAGGCCGCCGCCGAGCAGCGCCAGTTCATCCTCACCTATGTGCAGCCGGGCTTGGCCGGATTGATGGATGGATCGGTGTCGACGCTGGCGCCGATCTTCGCCGCCGCCTTCGCCACGCATGACACCTGGCAGACGCTTCTGGTCGGCCTCGCCGCCTCGATCGGCGCCGGCATCTCGATGGGCTTCACCGAAGTCGCCTCCGACGATGGCAAGCTGTCCGGGCGCGGATCACCGATCAAGCGCGGCCTGACCGTCGGGGTCATGACGGCGTCGGGTGGGCTTGGCCACGCATTGCCCTATCTCATCCCGCATTTCTGGACGGCGACCGGCGTCGCCGCCGTGGTGGTGTTCTTCGAATTGTGGGCCATCGCATTCGTCCAGAACCGCTACATGCAGACCCCGTTCCTGCGCGCCGCCTTCCAGGTGGTTCTGGGCGGCGCCCTGGTGTTCGCGGCGGGTGTGCTGATCGGGAATGCTTAG
- a CDS encoding threonine/serine dehydratase: MTTPPGIADIHAAAARLSGLIVETPLIESQELNRRFGGRILFKPETLQRTGSFKFRGAYNKLSSLSEAERSRGVVAFSSGNHAQGVAASAAMFGVKAVIAMPADAPDMKIANVRKMGAEVVPFDRFKDDRMTVVRPYLDKGMALVPPFDDPAIIAGQGTIGLELVKQARALGVSLNAVVVPCGGGGLTSGISVAVKDASPGTAIWAVEPEHFDDTRRSLAAGARVSNEPGHSSICDAILTAEPGVITFEINRRNLTGAIAVSDKATAQAMRDAMAYLKLVVEPGGCVALAALSSGEIELSGKCVAVVLSGGNVDFATYAGIMAA; this comes from the coding sequence ATGACCACCCCTCCCGGCATCGCCGACATCCACGCCGCCGCCGCGCGCCTTTCGGGCCTGATCGTCGAGACACCGCTCATCGAATCGCAGGAGCTGAACCGGCGCTTCGGCGGCCGCATCCTGTTCAAGCCGGAGACGCTGCAGCGCACCGGCTCGTTCAAGTTCCGCGGCGCCTACAACAAGCTGTCCTCGCTGAGCGAGGCGGAGCGCTCCCGTGGCGTCGTCGCCTTTTCCTCGGGCAACCATGCGCAAGGCGTGGCGGCTTCCGCCGCCATGTTCGGCGTCAAGGCGGTCATCGCCATGCCGGCGGATGCGCCTGACATGAAGATCGCCAATGTCCGCAAGATGGGCGCCGAGGTGGTGCCCTTCGACCGTTTCAAGGACGACCGCATGACGGTGGTTCGCCCCTATCTCGACAAGGGCATGGCGCTGGTGCCGCCCTTCGACGATCCGGCCATCATCGCCGGACAGGGCACGATCGGACTGGAGCTGGTCAAGCAGGCGCGGGCGCTGGGTGTATCGCTCAACGCGGTCGTCGTCCCCTGTGGCGGCGGCGGCCTGACCAGCGGCATTTCCGTCGCGGTCAAGGATGCCTCGCCCGGCACCGCGATCTGGGCGGTCGAGCCCGAGCATTTCGACGACACGCGCCGCTCGCTGGCGGCGGGCGCCAGGGTTTCGAACGAGCCGGGCCACAGTTCGATCTGCGACGCGATCCTGACCGCCGAGCCGGGCGTCATCACCTTCGAGATCAACCGCCGCAACCTCACCGGCGCCATCGCGGTCTCCGACAAGGCGACCGCACAGGCGATGCGCGACGCCATGGCCTACCTGAAGCTGGTGGTCGAGCCCGGCGGCTGCGTCGCGCTCGCGGCGCTGTCATCGGGCGAGATCGAGCTGTCGGGCAAATGCGTCGCCGTGGTGCTGTCCGGCGGCAATGTCGATTTCGCCACCTATGCCGGGATTATGGCGGCGTAG
- a CDS encoding ABC transporter permease: MNSVFSFARLGALLIKEFIQMRRDRITFAMMLGVPLIQLVLFGYAINNDPKSLPAALVATSSDPYTRAMVSALQTTGYYRFDHVARSADEAEFLMARGDVAFVVTIPADFARRVERGDKPQILIEADATDPAVASGAISTLGTIAGQALLRAQGMQEAAAEAARGQLDVVVHRRYNPEGISQYNIVPGLLGVILQMTMVMMTSIALTRETERGTMENLLAMPSSPLEIMMGKVLPYLAVGAVQVVVVLAASKLLFAIPFTGSMTLLLSAVLVFVLSLVLLGYTISTIARTQMQALQLTFFFFLPSIMLSGFMFPYRGMPDWAQTFGEIFPLTHFLRITRAVMLKGAQLPAVATEIGWLVVFVALFAGVALVRFRRTLD; encoded by the coding sequence ATGAACAGCGTCTTTTCCTTCGCCAGGCTCGGCGCCCTGCTGATCAAGGAATTCATCCAGATGCGGCGCGACCGCATCACCTTCGCCATGATGCTGGGCGTGCCGCTGATCCAGCTCGTGCTGTTCGGCTACGCCATCAACAACGACCCGAAAAGCCTGCCGGCGGCACTGGTGGCGACCAGCAGCGATCCCTACACCCGTGCCATGGTCTCGGCGCTGCAGACCACCGGCTATTACCGCTTCGATCATGTCGCGCGGAGCGCCGACGAGGCCGAGTTCCTGATGGCGCGGGGCGACGTCGCCTTCGTCGTCACCATCCCCGCCGACTTCGCCCGGCGTGTCGAGCGCGGCGACAAGCCGCAGATCCTGATCGAGGCCGACGCCACCGATCCGGCGGTCGCCAGTGGCGCCATCTCCACGCTCGGCACCATCGCCGGCCAGGCGCTGCTGAGAGCGCAGGGCATGCAGGAAGCCGCCGCCGAGGCCGCCAGGGGACAGCTCGATGTCGTCGTCCACCGGCGCTACAATCCCGAAGGCATCTCGCAATACAACATCGTGCCCGGCCTGCTCGGCGTCATCCTGCAGATGACCATGGTGATGATGACCTCGATCGCGCTGACGCGCGAGACCGAGCGCGGCACGATGGAGAACCTCTTGGCGATGCCGTCGAGCCCGCTGGAGATCATGATGGGCAAGGTGCTGCCCTACCTGGCGGTCGGGGCGGTGCAGGTGGTGGTGGTGCTGGCGGCGTCGAAGCTTCTGTTCGCCATCCCGTTCACCGGCTCGATGACGCTGCTTCTGTCGGCGGTGCTGGTGTTCGTGCTGTCGCTGGTGCTGCTCGGCTACACGATCTCGACCATCGCGCGCACGCAGATGCAGGCGCTTCAGCTCACCTTCTTCTTCTTCCTGCCCTCGATCATGCTGTCTGGCTTCATGTTCCCCTATCGCGGCATGCCGGACTGGGCACAGACCTTCGGCGAGATTTTTCCGCTGACGCATTTCCTGCGCATCACCCGCGCGGTGATGCTCAAGGGCGCCCAACTGCCGGCGGTGGCGACCGAGATCGGCTGGCTGGTGGTCTTCGTCGCGCTGTTCGCCGGCGTGGCGCTGGTGCGCTTCAGGCGCACGCTGGACTGA
- a CDS encoding ABC transporter ATP-binding protein, translating to MNAIDVHGLVKRFGDKTVVDHVTMSVAEGEIVGFLGPNGSGKTTTIRIMCGLLTPDEGEGTVLGFNIRTDSLRIKREVGYMTQKFSFYEDLTIGENLEFVARLYRLKPVEEYVAGTLEDLGLATRRNQLAGTLSGGWKQRLALAACIMHKPKLLLLDEPTAGVDPKARREFWDEIHRLASGGLTVLVSTHYMDEAERCHRISYISYGKMLATGTVAEVVKNAGLTTFVLQGPRLDEVAQALQGRPGVDQVAPFGATLHVVGSDRKKLEAALADVEKEHKGVTVKPGETSLEDVFIQFMSGSKDNMA from the coding sequence ATGAACGCCATCGACGTTCACGGCTTGGTCAAGCGCTTCGGCGACAAGACTGTCGTCGACCACGTGACCATGTCGGTCGCCGAGGGCGAGATCGTCGGCTTCCTCGGCCCCAACGGCTCGGGCAAGACCACCACCATCCGCATCATGTGCGGCCTGCTGACACCGGACGAAGGCGAAGGCACGGTGCTGGGCTTCAACATCCGCACCGACAGTCTCAGGATCAAGCGCGAAGTCGGCTACATGACGCAGAAATTCTCGTTCTACGAGGATCTGACGATCGGCGAAAACCTCGAATTCGTGGCGCGACTCTACCGGCTGAAGCCGGTCGAGGAGTATGTCGCCGGGACATTGGAGGATCTTGGCCTGGCGACGCGCCGCAACCAGCTGGCCGGCACCTTGTCCGGCGGCTGGAAGCAGCGGCTGGCGCTGGCCGCCTGCATCATGCACAAGCCGAAACTGCTTCTGCTCGACGAGCCGACGGCCGGCGTCGATCCGAAGGCGCGGCGCGAGTTCTGGGACGAGATCCATCGCCTGGCCAGCGGCGGGCTCACCGTGCTGGTCTCCACCCATTACATGGACGAGGCCGAGCGCTGCCACCGCATCAGCTACATCTCCTATGGCAAGATGCTGGCCACCGGCACCGTCGCCGAGGTGGTGAAGAATGCGGGCCTGACCACGTTCGTGCTGCAGGGTCCGCGGCTCGACGAGGTGGCGCAAGCGCTGCAAGGCCGCCCCGGCGTCGATCAGGTGGCGCCGTTCGGCGCCACGCTGCATGTCGTCGGTTCCGACCGCAAGAAGCTCGAGGCTGCCCTTGCCGATGTCGAGAAAGAGCACAAGGGCGTGACCGTGAAGCCCGGCGAAACCAGCCTGGAGGACGTCTTCATCCAGTTCATGTCGGGATCGAAGGACAACATGGCATGA
- a CDS encoding HlyD family secretion protein: MSFLCSLPLAAQLFGACAPAAPLAVGYVEGDYVLLAPIEVAQVETVMVKRGDRVTPGAIVVTLENADAKIAVAQAQAALAQAQAQLADLQVGKRPEEIAALRAQVDMAKAQADDAKRKYDRAADLFKRGTGTQADYDTASATLETANAQVGQAQANLAVGGLPARTETIKAADNQVKQARAELEQAQWRLSKRTLAAPSPGRVNDVIRNPGDTAGPTAPVISVLPDGAVKLSVYIPETAFSSVKVGSLLSVHCDGCGPDVKARVSYISPDPEFTPPVIYSLENRQKLVYLVEARPEGDAGPLQPGQIVDVDLADMGK; the protein is encoded by the coding sequence ATGAGCTTTCTGTGTTCGCTGCCGCTCGCCGCCCAACTGTTTGGTGCCTGCGCGCCGGCGGCACCGCTCGCCGTCGGTTATGTCGAGGGCGATTACGTGCTCCTTGCGCCGATCGAGGTGGCGCAGGTCGAGACGGTGATGGTCAAGCGCGGCGACCGCGTCACGCCGGGAGCCATTGTGGTGACACTCGAAAACGCCGACGCCAAGATCGCGGTGGCGCAAGCGCAGGCGGCCCTCGCCCAGGCGCAGGCGCAACTTGCCGACCTGCAGGTCGGCAAGCGGCCGGAAGAAATCGCAGCGCTCAGAGCCCAGGTCGACATGGCCAAGGCGCAGGCCGACGACGCCAAGCGCAAATACGACCGCGCCGCCGATCTGTTCAAGCGCGGTACCGGCACCCAAGCGGACTATGACACCGCCTCGGCGACGCTGGAAACCGCCAACGCCCAGGTCGGCCAGGCGCAGGCCAATCTCGCCGTCGGTGGCCTGCCGGCGCGGACCGAGACGATCAAGGCCGCCGACAACCAGGTCAAGCAGGCGCGGGCGGAGCTGGAACAGGCGCAATGGCGCCTGTCCAAGCGCACCCTCGCCGCCCCTTCGCCCGGCCGGGTCAACGACGTCATCCGCAATCCCGGCGACACGGCGGGTCCGACCGCGCCTGTCATCTCGGTGCTTCCCGACGGCGCCGTGAAGCTCAGCGTCTACATACCGGAGACGGCCTTCTCCTCGGTCAAGGTTGGCAGCCTGCTCAGCGTCCATTGCGACGGCTGCGGCCCGGACGTGAAGGCGCGCGTCAGCTATATCTCGCCCGATCCCGAATTCACCCCGCCGGTGATCTACTCCTTGGAAAACCGGCAGAAGCTGGTCTACCTCGTCGAGGCGCGGCCGGAGGGCGATGCAGGCCCGCTGCAGCCCGGCCAGATCGTCGATGTCGATCTCGCGGATATGGGAAAATGA
- a CDS encoding CerR family C-terminal domain-containing protein, with translation MTKLPNAKTPRRAASPAELTRAALVRAALKLFGRQGFDGTSTREIAAEAGANIGSIAYHFGGKEGLRTAAADFIVETIEAVAGQALGNGQAATASDPEAARAQLFAALERMVGFVVASPQAGEIVQFVLRELSHPTAALDRIYEGVFEPTHRRLCLIWEQATGEPAESERTRLTVFTLIGQVIYFRIGREAVMRRMGWHDIGAAEAAKVVEVTTDNLGAILAARKAAGMKGSGQ, from the coding sequence ATGACCAAATTGCCGAACGCCAAGACGCCCCGCCGCGCGGCATCGCCGGCTGAGCTGACGCGTGCCGCGCTCGTCCGGGCGGCGCTGAAACTGTTCGGGCGGCAAGGATTCGACGGCACCTCGACGCGAGAGATCGCGGCCGAGGCGGGGGCCAATATCGGCTCGATCGCCTATCATTTCGGCGGCAAGGAAGGTCTTCGCACCGCTGCCGCCGACTTTATCGTCGAGACCATTGAGGCGGTCGCCGGCCAGGCGCTCGGCAATGGACAGGCCGCGACGGCAAGCGACCCGGAGGCGGCGCGGGCGCAGCTCTTCGCGGCCCTGGAGCGGATGGTCGGCTTTGTCGTTGCCAGCCCGCAGGCCGGAGAGATCGTGCAGTTCGTGCTGCGTGAGCTGTCGCATCCGACGGCGGCGCTCGACCGCATCTATGAAGGCGTCTTCGAGCCGACGCATCGCCGGCTGTGCCTGATCTGGGAGCAGGCCACCGGCGAGCCGGCCGAAAGCGAACGGACCCGGCTCACCGTGTTCACGCTGATCGGCCAGGTCATCTATTTCCGCATCGGCCGCGAGGCGGTGATGCGCCGCATGGGCTGGCACGACATCGGTGCCGCAGAGGCCGCCAAGGTGGTGGAGGTCACCACGGACAACCTCGGCGCCATACTGGCCGCCCGAAAGGCGGCAGGGATGAAGGGATCGGGACAATGA